A region of Candidatus Obscuribacterales bacterium DNA encodes the following proteins:
- a CDS encoding NAD-dependent epimerase/dehydratase family protein produces the protein MRILVMGGTRFIGVYLTQLLVEQGHEVVLFNRGNRPAPVAGVAEIHGDRQNADDLKQKLGDERFDAIFDNNGREQSDTQPLIDLFNGKVQHFVYVSSAGVYQKSDQMPHLEGDTVDPNSRHKGKFETEASLFAQAVPFTSVRPVYIYGPQNYNPLEAWFFDRIVRDRPIPIPGNGQHLTQLGHVYDLAMAMTQVLGNQQAVGKIYNISGDRYVTFDGLARACAIAAGKDPEQLQIVHYNPKDFDFGKKKAFPMRVQHFFTDIHHAQADLGWHPKYDLISGLKDSFQADYLANGGDRNMVDFSLDDEILKSA, from the coding sequence ATGCGAATTTTAGTCATGGGTGGCACCCGCTTCATTGGTGTGTACCTCACACAGCTTTTAGTTGAGCAGGGGCATGAGGTGGTGCTGTTTAACCGAGGCAACCGGCCCGCTCCGGTTGCAGGTGTTGCTGAGATCCATGGCGATCGCCAAAATGCCGATGACCTGAAGCAAAAGCTCGGTGACGAACGGTTTGATGCCATTTTTGATAACAACGGCCGCGAGCAGAGCGACACCCAGCCGTTGATCGACCTCTTCAATGGCAAGGTGCAGCACTTTGTCTATGTGAGTTCGGCAGGGGTCTATCAAAAATCTGACCAAATGCCCCATCTGGAGGGGGATACGGTTGACCCCAACAGTCGCCATAAGGGTAAGTTTGAAACCGAGGCCTCCTTATTTGCCCAAGCGGTACCGTTTACTTCGGTGCGTCCGGTTTATATCTACGGCCCCCAAAACTACAACCCCCTTGAAGCCTGGTTTTTTGATCGGATTGTGCGCGATCGACCCATCCCTATCCCCGGCAATGGGCAGCATCTCACCCAGTTGGGTCATGTGTATGATCTAGCCATGGCCATGACCCAGGTTTTGGGTAATCAGCAGGCCGTCGGCAAAATCTACAACATCTCCGGCGATCGCTACGTTACCTTTGACGGATTAGCCCGCGCCTGTGCGATCGCCGCTGGCAAAGATCCCGAGCAGCTCCAGATTGTCCATTACAATCCCAAAGACTTTGACTTTGGGAAGAAGAAAGCTTTCCCCATGCGGGTACAGCATTTCTTTACAGACATTCACCACGCCCAGGCTGACCTTGGCTGGCATCCGAAGTATGACTTGATCTCTGGCTTGAAAGATTCCTTTCAAGCCGACTACCTGGCAAATGGGGGCGATCGCAATATGGTCGATTTCAGCCTAGATGATGAAATTCTAAAAAGCGCATAG